The Bubalus bubalis isolate 160015118507 breed Murrah chromosome 16, NDDB_SH_1, whole genome shotgun sequence genome window below encodes:
- the LOC123465014 gene encoding stromelysin-1-like — MQAGYPRGIHTLGLPSTVRKIDAAFSDKEKKKTYLFAEDKYWRFDEKRQFMEPGFPKQIVEDFPGVEPEVDAVFEVSGFYYFFNGSLQFEFDPNAKKVTHVLKSNSWLNC, encoded by the exons ATGCAAGCAGGTTACCCAAGAGGCATCCATACCCTGGGCCTCCCTTCAACAGTAAGGAAAATAGACGCAGCCTTTTCtgacaaggaaaagaagaaaacgtACCTCTTTGCAGAGGACAAATACTGGAG ATTTGATGAGAAGAGACAATTCATGGAGCCAGGTTTTCCAAAGCAAATAGTGGAAGATtttccaggggttgaaccagagGTGGATGCTGTTTTTGAAGTATCTG GGTTTTACTATTTCTTCAATGGATCTTTGCAGTTTGAATTTGACCCAAATGCAAAGAAAGTGACACATGTGTTGAAGAGTAACAGCTGGTTGAATTGTTAG